Proteins encoded by one window of Salvia splendens isolate huo1 chromosome 7, SspV2, whole genome shotgun sequence:
- the LOC121811453 gene encoding DNA polymerase epsilon subunit 3-like translates to MAEEKNDNETTENVVSEAEALPKAIVRRVVKDKLTQLSTGSEITVLRDSFLAFSESTRIFIHYLSATANDICKESKRNMINAEDVFKALEEIDFPEFIGPLRDSLEEFRQRNAGKKQSKAKETNTNAKRKEPPPSEPSEGRNKRHAVENGDEDNSD, encoded by the exons ATGGCGGAAGAGAAGAATGATAACGAGACGACGGAGAATGTGGTTTCGGAAGCGGAGGCGTTGCCGAAGGCTATCGTGCGCCGGGTGGTGAAGGACAAGCTTACCCAGCTCTCCACCGGCTCCGAGATTACCGTTCTCCGCGACTCGTTCCTCGCCTTCTCTGAAAGCACACGCATCTTCATCCACTATCTCTCCGCCAC TGCAAATGACATATGTAAGGagtcaaaaagaaatatgatcAATGCAGAAGATGTATTCAAGGCCCTGGAAGAGATAGACTTTCCAGAGTTCATTGGGCCTCTGCGGGATTCTCTTGAAG AGTTTAGACAACGGAATGCCGGGAAGAAGCAGTCTAAGGCAAAAGAAACAAACACGAATGCAAAACGGAAAGAGCCACCCCCATCTGAACCCAGTGAAGGTCGAAACAAACGACATGCGGTTGAAAACGGGGACGAGGATAACTCAGACTGA
- the LOC121741055 gene encoding uncharacterized protein LOC121741055 isoform X1, translated as MESGQIDVDGGVGSATGTAYTPPAPTAQEEIDPGRALSTKMKVKGTNQESQEKDKPPSIPSCNVFKSQLQEYCQKIRLTMPVYETIKEGHSHEPVFKSTVVVNNARYVSLPGFYNRKAAEQSAAEVALLALAKSNNSSSNGISQHVMEAGQIDIGCSVRIATGTTYTPPAPTTQEEIDLSRDLSRKMKVMGTNQESHGKNKPPSVSSCYVFKSQLLEYCQKTGLTTPVYETIKEGPSHEPVFKSTVVVNNARYVSLPGFHNRKASEQSAAEVALLALAKSNNSSSEISQLLHETSLCKNLLQDYAQKMNNVSPIYMCRWEEKEGKMPMFSCVVAIGSIKYTGASAGTKKEAEIKAARTALLAIQTAVPVTEDHTGNSIYTVIPQKRKGSDLAISIQETRESLKPKKGWVKKQYQKKWQPVKKDNPAGGTTRLEVNADGRTGVGSTVTVGQGGLQVDAADTVGSRGTTNGGSDMHQHEGRGCS; from the exons ATGGAATCTGGTCAGATTGACGTTGATGGTGGTGTTGGAAGTGCGACCGGGACAGCGTACACCCCTCCAGCCCCTACGGCTCAGGAGGAAATTGACCCCGGCCGAGCTTTGTCTACGAAGATGAAGGTCAAGGGCACCAATCAAGAATCGCAAGAAAAAGATAAACCTCCAA GTATCCCAAGCTGTAATGTCTTTAAGAGCCAACTGCAAGAATATTGCCAGAAAATCAGACTAACTATGCCAGTTTATGAAACTATCAAGGAAGGCCATTCTCATGAGCCAGTTTTTAAATCAACTGTTGTCGTGAACAATGCCAGATATGTTTCTCTACCTGGGTTTTACAATCGGAAGGCAGCAGAGCAGTCGGCTGCTGAAGTTGCCCTCCTAGCGCTAGCCAAATCCAATAATAGTAGTAGCAATGGGATCTCCCAGCATGTG ATGGAAGCTGGTCAGATTGACATTGGTTGTAGTGTTAGAATTGCGACCGGGACAACTTACACCCCTCCAGCCCCTACAACTCAGGAGGAAATTGACCTCAGCCGAGATTTGTCTAGGAAGATGAAGGTCATGGGAACCAATCAAGAATCACACGGAAAAAATAAACCTCCAA GTGTCTCAAGCTGTTATGTCTTCAAGAGCCAACTGCTAGAATATTGCCAGAAAACCGGACTAACTACGCCAGTTTATGAAACTATCAAGGAAGGCCCTTCTCACGAGCCAGTTTTTAAATCAACGGTTGTCGTGAACAATGCCAGATATGTTTCTCTACCTGGATTTCACAATCGGAAGGCATCAGAGCAGTCGGCTGCTGAAGTTGCCCTCTTAGCGCTCGCCAAATCCAATAATAGTAGCAGTGAGATCTCCCAGCTCTTG CACGAGACAAGCTTGTGCAAGAACTTGCTACAAGATTATGCTCAAAAGATGAACAATGTTAGTCCTATATATATGTGCCGTTGGGAAGAGAAGGAAGGCAAAATGCCCATGTTTTCCTGCGTTGTTGCAATTGGGAGTATCAAGTACACTGGAGCTTCAGCAGGCACAAAGAAAGAAGCCGAGATAAAAGCTGCTAGGACGGCCTTGCTAGCCATTCAGACAGCAGTGCCCGTCACCGAAGATCACACGGGCAACTCCATTTACACCGTTATCCCACAGAAAAGGAAGGGATCTGATCTTGCTATCAGCATTCAGGAGACTAGAGAGTCATTGAAGCCAAAGAAAGGCTGGGTCAAGAAGCAGTATCAAAAGAAGTGGCAGCCTGTGAAGAAAGACAACCCTGCTGGAGGTACGACTCGTTTGGAGGTCAATGCAGATGGCCGGACAGGAGTCGGATCAACTGTTACCGTTGGACAGGGTGGATTGCAAGTGGATGCAGCCGATACTGTCGGCTCCCGAGGCACGACGAACGGTGGCTCGGATATGCATCAACATGAGGGACGAGGATGCAGCTGA
- the LOC121741055 gene encoding double-stranded RNA-binding protein 1-like isoform X2, which translates to MPVYETIKEGHSHEPVFKSTVVVNNARYVSLPGFYNRKAAEQSAAEVALLALAKSNNSSSNGISQHVMEAGQIDIGCSVRIATGTTYTPPAPTTQEEIDLSRDLSRKMKVMGTNQESHGKNKPPSVSSCYVFKSQLLEYCQKTGLTTPVYETIKEGPSHEPVFKSTVVVNNARYVSLPGFHNRKASEQSAAEVALLALAKSNNSSSEISQLLHETSLCKNLLQDYAQKMNNVSPIYMCRWEEKEGKMPMFSCVVAIGSIKYTGASAGTKKEAEIKAARTALLAIQTAVPVTEDHTGNSIYTVIPQKRKGSDLAISIQETRESLKPKKGWVKKQYQKKWQPVKKDNPAGGTTRLEVNADGRTGVGSTVTVGQGGLQVDAADTVGSRGTTNGGSDMHQHEGRGCS; encoded by the exons ATGCCAGTTTATGAAACTATCAAGGAAGGCCATTCTCATGAGCCAGTTTTTAAATCAACTGTTGTCGTGAACAATGCCAGATATGTTTCTCTACCTGGGTTTTACAATCGGAAGGCAGCAGAGCAGTCGGCTGCTGAAGTTGCCCTCCTAGCGCTAGCCAAATCCAATAATAGTAGTAGCAATGGGATCTCCCAGCATGTG ATGGAAGCTGGTCAGATTGACATTGGTTGTAGTGTTAGAATTGCGACCGGGACAACTTACACCCCTCCAGCCCCTACAACTCAGGAGGAAATTGACCTCAGCCGAGATTTGTCTAGGAAGATGAAGGTCATGGGAACCAATCAAGAATCACACGGAAAAAATAAACCTCCAA GTGTCTCAAGCTGTTATGTCTTCAAGAGCCAACTGCTAGAATATTGCCAGAAAACCGGACTAACTACGCCAGTTTATGAAACTATCAAGGAAGGCCCTTCTCACGAGCCAGTTTTTAAATCAACGGTTGTCGTGAACAATGCCAGATATGTTTCTCTACCTGGATTTCACAATCGGAAGGCATCAGAGCAGTCGGCTGCTGAAGTTGCCCTCTTAGCGCTCGCCAAATCCAATAATAGTAGCAGTGAGATCTCCCAGCTCTTG CACGAGACAAGCTTGTGCAAGAACTTGCTACAAGATTATGCTCAAAAGATGAACAATGTTAGTCCTATATATATGTGCCGTTGGGAAGAGAAGGAAGGCAAAATGCCCATGTTTTCCTGCGTTGTTGCAATTGGGAGTATCAAGTACACTGGAGCTTCAGCAGGCACAAAGAAAGAAGCCGAGATAAAAGCTGCTAGGACGGCCTTGCTAGCCATTCAGACAGCAGTGCCCGTCACCGAAGATCACACGGGCAACTCCATTTACACCGTTATCCCACAGAAAAGGAAGGGATCTGATCTTGCTATCAGCATTCAGGAGACTAGAGAGTCATTGAAGCCAAAGAAAGGCTGGGTCAAGAAGCAGTATCAAAAGAAGTGGCAGCCTGTGAAGAAAGACAACCCTGCTGGAGGTACGACTCGTTTGGAGGTCAATGCAGATGGCCGGACAGGAGTCGGATCAACTGTTACCGTTGGACAGGGTGGATTGCAAGTGGATGCAGCCGATACTGTCGGCTCCCGAGGCACGACGAACGGTGGCTCGGATATGCATCAACATGAGGGACGAGGATGCAGCTGA